Genomic window (Tistrella bauzanensis):
TGCTGGGCGAGGATTATATCCGCACCGCCCTCGCCAAAGGCGTCGGCGAGACCAGGGTTCTGCTGCGCCACGGCCTGCGCAATGCGGCCGTGCCGATCCTGACCGTGGTCGGCACCGGCTTCGCCATGCTGCTGTCGGGCGTGGTGGTGGTTGAAAGCGTGTTCAACATTCCCGGCATCGGCCGCCTGACGATCGATGCGGTGATGGCCCGCGACTATCCCGTCATCCAGGGCATGATCCTGCTGACCAGTGGCATCTATGTGCTGGTCAACCTGTTGATCGACCTTGCCTATACGCTCTTCGACCCGCGGATCCGCTATTAATGACCCAGCCATCCCGTTCAAGCGAGCCCTCCCGTTCAGGCCCGGCCTCCCGTTCAAGGATGCCGGCGCTGGGCGTGGTGCCGGCCGCAGCCGTCCTGATGCTGGCCGCGATCGCGATCGCCACCCTGCTGGCGCCGCTGCTGGCGCCGCACGATCCGCTGGCGCTGTCGCCGCTCAACCGGCTGAAGCCGCCGGGCGGCGACTTCCCGCTGGGCACCGATGCGCTGGGGCGCGACCTGCTGTCGCGCGTGCTTTACGGCGGCCAGGTGTCGCTGCTGATCGGCCTCGGCACCGCCGCCGTCAGTGTTTCGGCCGGGCTCGTCATCGGGCTGGTCGCCGGCTTCTTCCGGACCGCCGATGCGCTGATCATGCGTGTCATGGACGCCTTCATGGCCATCCCGCCGATCCTGCTGGCCGTGGCCCTGGTCGCCATCCACGGTGCCAGCGCGATGTCGGTCATCCTGGCGATCACGTTTTCGGAAATTCCCCGCGTCGTGCGGCTGGTGCGCTCGATCGTGCTGTCGGCGCGCGAGGAACCCTATGTGGAAGCGGCGATCGCGCTGGGCACGCGCATGCCGGTGATCCTGTGGCGACACCTGATGCCGAACACACTGGCGCCGCTGATCGTGCAGGGCACCTATATCTGCGCATCGGCCATCCTGATCGAGTCGATCCTGTCGTTCCTGGGGCTCGGCATCGGCACCGAGAC
Coding sequences:
- a CDS encoding ABC transporter permease, which codes for MPALGVVPAAAVLMLAAIAIATLLAPLLAPHDPLALSPLNRLKPPGGDFPLGTDALGRDLLSRVLYGGQVSLLIGLGTAAVSVSAGLVIGLVAGFFRTADALIMRVMDAFMAIPPILLAVALVAIHGASAMSVILAITFSEIPRVVRLVRSIVLSAREEPYVEAAIALGTRMPVILWRHLMPNTLAPLIVQGTYICASAILIESILSFLGLGIGTETPSWGNIMAEGRSYFLLKPSLIFWPGLMLSLCVLSINILGDTARDILDPRMRKRDA